Genomic segment of Rhodococcus sp. W8901:
CTCGAGCGGATCCTCACGCGGGCCGGGTGAGCCGGGCATGATTCACGTCACCTTCGTGTGCACCGGCAACATCTGCCGGTCCCCCATGGCGGAGCGCATCTTCGCCGAGCACGTGCGCCGCGCCGGTCTCGACGATCGGGTGCGGGTCAGCAGCGCGGGCACCCACGGCTACCACGTCGGCGACGGCGCCGACGGCCGCACCGACCGGGTGCTCGTCGATGCCGGCTACCCGACCGGGCACCGCGCCGAGCAGGTCGGGGACGACCATCTGGCCGCCGACCTGGTGGTCGCGCTCGACCGTGGACACGATCGGGCCCTCGCTCATCTCGGGGTGCCCACCGAG
This window contains:
- a CDS encoding low molecular weight protein-tyrosine-phosphatase, whose amino-acid sequence is MIHVTFVCTGNICRSPMAERIFAEHVRRAGLDDRVRVSSAGTHGYHVGDGADGRTDRVLVDAGYPTGHRAEQVGDDHLAADLVVALDRGHDRALAHLGVPTERRRLLRSFDPDADGDSVPDPYYGDMTDFELVRDQIEAAVPGLLNWVRGS